The following proteins are encoded in a genomic region of Fusarium oxysporum f. sp. lycopersici 4287 chromosome 1, whole genome shotgun sequence:
- a CDS encoding delta-1-pyrroline-5-carboxylate dehydrogenase, mitochondrial, protein MSSMMFLNRAGARGIRSAAQTQQMRTAATLATFKTPKVFNEPNHHYVKGSEQREGLTAAIEKLQKKLPIEVPVVVGGKQIKASALSKQQNPADHATTVASYHTATTADVSAAIDAALAAKPAWEALPFADRAAVFLKAADLISTKYRYDIMAATMLGQGKNAWQAEIDAAAELADFLRFNVHYAEQLYNTQPEHNSPGVWNRLEYRALEGFVYAVSPFNFTAIAGNLPGAPALLGNVVVWKPSDFAIASNWLVYQILIEAGLPKDVIQFVPGNPVDITKVVLEHKEFAALHYTGSTAVFRQLYGTIGQGIAEGRYRGYPRVVGETGGKNFHLIDPTAEIDNAVKQTVRGAFEFQGQKCSATSRLYVPKSMWPEFKEKLVAEVEAIKIGNPTEHSNFMGPVIHEASFKKLSGAIDEAKSDKDLELVVGGKYDSSKGYFIHPTIYATTNPNHKFFSTEFFGPILTTYIYDDAAPNAMADVCKLIETTSDYGLTGAVFAADREASRFAEEHLRNAAGNFYVNCKSTGAVVGQQPFGGSRASGTNDKAGSQNLLTRFVNVRAIKEEFTPTTKVTYPSNEV, encoded by the exons ATGTCTTCTATGATGTTCCTCAACAGGGCTGGTGCCCGAGGTATCCGCAGCGCTGCTCAAACTCAGCAAATGCGAACTGCTGCGACTTTGGCTACCTTCAAGACCCCAAAGGTCTTTAACGAGCCCAACCACCACTACGTCAAGGGTAGTGAGCAGCGCGAGGGTCTGACTGCTGCTATCGAGAAGCTCCAGAAGAAGCTGCCCATCGAGGTTCCCGTTGTGGTTGGTGGCAAGCAG ATCAAGGCTTCCGCCCTCTCCAAGCAGCAGAATCCTGCCGACCATGCCACCACTGTCGCCTCTTACCACACTGCTACCACCGCTGATGTTTCGGCCGCAATCGACGCTGCTCTTGCTGCCAAGCCTGCCTGGGAGGCCCTCCCCTTCGCTGACCGAGCTGCCGTCTTCCTCAAGGCCGCCGACCTCATCTCCACCAAGTACCGCTACGATATCATGGCCGCCACTATGCTCGGCCAGGGCAAGAACGCTTGGCAGGCCGAGATCGACGCCGCTGCTGAGCTGGCTGATTTCCTCCGCTTCAACGTTCATTACGCTGAGCAGCTCTACAACACCCAGCCTGAGCACAACTCTCCCGGCGTCTGGAACCGTCTCGAGTACCGTGCCCTCGAGGGTTTCGTGTACGCTGTCAGCCCCTTCAACTTCACTGCCATTGCCGGTAATCTCCCTGGTGCCCCTGCTCTTCTCGGAAACGTCGTTGTCTGGAAGCCCAGTGACTTTGCCATTGCATCCAACTGGCTCGTCTATCAGATCCTGATTGAGGCTGGTCTCCCCAAGGATGTTATCCAGTTCGTTCCTGGTAACCCCGTTGATATCACCAAGGTCGTTCTAGAGCACAAGGAGTTTGCTGCTCTCCACTACACTGGAAGCACCGCTGTCTTCCGTCAGCTGTATGGCACCATCGGTCAGGGTATCGCTGAGGGCCGATACCGAGGCTATCCTCGTGTCGTTGGTGAGACTGGCGGCAAGAATTTCCACCTGATTGACCCTACAGCCGAGATTGACAACGCTGTCAAGCAGACTGTCCGTGGTGCCTTTGAGTTCCAGGGCCAGAAGTGCAGTGCCACTTCTCGACTTTACGTCCCTAAGTCCATGTGGCCCGagttcaaggagaagcttgtcgctgaggttgaggccaTCAAGATTGGCAACCCCACTGAACACTCCAACTTCATGGGTCCCGTCATTCACGAGGCTTcattcaagaagctctccgGTGCCATTGACGAGGCCAAGTCCGACAAGGACCTCGAGCTCGTTGTCGGTGGAAAGTACGACTCTTCCAAGGGCTACTTCATCCACCCTACTATCTACGCCACTACCAACCCCAACCACAAGTTCTTCTCTACTGAGTTCTTCGGTCCTATCCTCACCACCTACATCTATGACGATGCTGCCCCCAACGCCATGGCTGATGTCTGCAAGCTCATTGAGACCACCTCCGACTATGGCCTAACTGGTGCCGTGTTCGCTGCTGACCGTGAGGCTTCCCGCTTCGCCGAGGAGCACCTCCGTAACGCTGCCGGTAACTTCTATGTCAACTGCAAGAGCACTGGCGCTGTTGTCGGCCAGCAGCCCTTTGGTGGTTCTCGTGCTTCCGGTACCAACGATAAGGCCGGCAGCCAGAACCTCCTGACCCGCTTCGTCAATGTTCGGGCGATCAAGGAGGAGTTCACTCCTACCACCAAGGTCACCTACCCCAGCAACGAGGTCTAA